A region of the Candidatus Binatus sp. genome:
GAAGCAATGCAAAGCCTTCTACGACACCGAGGACAATCTTACCTTGTGCAACGATTGGTGTGGTAAATTCAAAACCGAGAACGCCGGCGCGACTTGCTCTTGCGACGAAGGCAAGTGCGCGGCTGACGACCACAGCTAGCCAGTCCGATCCTGAAATCCCGGTAGCGCGCGCGCTATGCGGCGTCGTGGAAGATGATGCCCATCGCGTAGCGCAGGCCCGACGTGATGGTGCTGACGCCATGTCGCATCGTTGCGCGATAGTATCCGCGTGCGCCAGCGACCGGACGAAACCGATTGGCGAAGATGATTCCCTCGCCGAGATCGAGCGCGATCGCGTCGCCGCGCGATTGCGCGCGCGGGCGCTGCTCGACGAGCAGTAGTTCTCCGCCTTCGAAGTCGATGCCAGGGCGGCTGAGCACGCAGGTGAATTGCAGCGGAAAACTAATTTCGCCGTACAGATCCTGATGCAGGCAATTGTAGCCGCCGGCTTCGTAGCGAAGGATTAGCGGCGTCGGCCTGGTCTGGCCGTGCGCGCGGCAGATTTCGAGGTAGCGCGCGAGCGACGCCGGGTAGTCGGCGTCGTCGCCCAATGCTCGCGCCCATCGATTCGCAGTCGCATGCAATCGCCGATAGAGCGCGACTCGCGCCTGCTCGACAATCGGCGGCATCGGGCGCACGAAATATTTGTACTCG
Encoded here:
- a CDS encoding 2OG-Fe(II) oxygenase, encoding MNNRASPRASIGDRIAALDWKRIEGDLDTRGSATTGKLLSAAECGDLIALYDDRERFRSRVVMERFRYGVGEYKYFVRPMPPIVEQARVALYRRLHATANRWARALGDDADYPASLARYLEICRAHGQTRPTPLILRYEAGGYNCLHQDLYGEISFPLQFTCVLSRPGIDFEGGELLLVEQRPRAQSRGDAIALDLGEGIIFANRFRPVAGARGYYRATMRHGVSTITSGLRYAMGIIFHDAA